One window from the genome of Nicotiana sylvestris chromosome 9, ASM39365v2, whole genome shotgun sequence encodes:
- the LOC104232732 gene encoding uncharacterized protein isoform X2 — MALSFFFSPAVPIHRIISCQATTNQLCAERIAAPSSSALSINPNNPIPSPPSSLSCALNCTHFQSCSGCTQEFDLHRPVVIDEAIGYFKKLGVKDFSFDSCRLWGWRCRAKLAIRGSSSKPLIGLYEEGTHNVVDIPDCKAHHPNINAAVELLKQGIIELNVEPYDEDQGTGDLRYVQMAVTTHDTSLPIPERYKNGKVQVSLVWNSRSENSASAGKLNALANIIFGNRWRHLLGERDFWEHIGGIDVSLAPSSFGQANTRAFDSLLRKLQKYVPLGASVVDLYAGAGVIGLSLAFSRKCRSVKCVEVNKESKQSFEKTVERLPTNVESNISWHHADASIEPTSWLLGSDVVVVDPPRKGLDPSLVKELRHISALELRTNSSKRPEKVRDEKRPWVLRAREAAIQIENTTVHEEDQSLPQILIYISCGWESFKEDCLSLLASKEWHLHKAHGFNFFPGTQSIEILAVFKRGRGASTKKKKSGKKQKRPH; from the exons ATGGCGCTGAGCTTCTTCTTCTCTCCGGCAGTTCCAATCCATCGCATTATTAGCTGTCAAGCTACGACCAATCAGCTGTGCGCAGAACGCATCGCTGCCCCATCATCATCAGCTCTCTCTATAAACCCTAATAATCCTATCCCTTCTCCTCCATCTTCCTTATCTTGCGCCCTCAATTGCACTCATTTCCAGTC GTGTTCTGGTTGCACTCAAGAGTTTGATCTTCACCGTCCAGTAGTTATTGATGAAGCTATAGGTTACTTCAAGAAGCTCGGCGTGAAAGATTTTTCATTTGATAGTTGTAGATTA TGGGGATGGAGATGTCGTGCAAAGCTTGCTATTCGCGGTTCATCAAGCAAGCCCCTGATTGGGCTTTATGAAGAGGGCACTCATAATGTAGTTGATATCCCGGACTGTAAAG CTCATCATCCGAACATCAATGCTGCTGTGGAGCTCCTGAAGCAAG GGATAATTGAGTTGAATGTTGAACCATATGATGAAGATCAAGGCACTGGTGACCTGAGGTATGTTCAG ATGGCCGTCACAACGCATGATACATCCCTTCCTATCCCGGAGAGATATAAGAATG GTAAAGTGCAGGTCTCTTTGGTTTGGAATTCAAGAAGCGAGAATTCAGCTAGCGCTGGAAAATTAAATGCTTTAGCCAAT ATTATCTTTGGAAACAGATGGAGACATTTGTTAGGGGAAAGAGATTTCTGGGAGCACATTGGAGGGATTGATGTCTCTTTAGCTCCATCAAGCTTTGGGCAAGCAAATACACGG GCTTTTGACTCTTTGCTGCGGAAGTTACAGAAATATGTCCCACTCGGTGCATCAGTTGTTGATCTCTATGCAGGAGCTGGTGTAATTGGGTTATCTTTGGCTTTTTCAAGGAAATGTCG GTCAGTTAAATGTGTTGAGGTTAATAAagagtccaagcaatcttttgaGAAGACAGTTGAGCGCTTGCCTACCAATGTCGAAAGCAATATCAGCTGGCACCATGCAGACGCTTCAATA GAACCAACTTCATGGCTCTTGGGATCGGATGTTGTTGTGGTTGACCCTCCGAGGAAAGGGCTGGACCCGTCCTTGGTGAAGGAACTACGGCACATCTCAGCATTGGAACTGAGAACCAATTCATCTAAAAG ACCTGAAAAGGTAAGAGACGAGAAGAGACCATGGGTCCTGCGTGCCAGAGAAGCTGCAATTCAAATTGAAAACACAACTGTACATGAGGAAGATCAATCATTGCCTCAGATTCTTATCTATATTAGCTGTGGTTGGGAAAGTTTTAAAGAG GATTGTTTGTCACTGCTAGCTAGTAAGGAATGGCATTTGCATAAAGCCCATGGCTTTAATTTCTTTCCTGGAACACAAAG TATTGAGATTCTAGCTGTCTTTAAACGCGGCAGAGGAGCTAGCACCAAGAAGAAGAAATCGGGGAAAAAACAAAAGAGACCCCACTGA
- the LOC104232732 gene encoding uncharacterized protein isoform X1: MALSFFFSPAVPIHRIISCQATTNQLCAERIAAPSSSALSINPNNPIPSPPSSLSCALNCTHFQSCSGCTQEFDLHRPVVIDEAIGYFKKLGVKDFSFDSCRLWGWRCRAKLAIRGSSSKPLIGLYEEGTHNVVDIPDCKAHHPNINAAVELLKQGIIELNVEPYDEDQGTGDLRYVQMAVTTHDTSLPIPERYKNGKVQVSLVWNSRSENSASAGKLNALANFLWANGGPKRKVHLIHSVWANFQTSSNNIIFGNRWRHLLGERDFWEHIGGIDVSLAPSSFGQANTRAFDSLLRKLQKYVPLGASVVDLYAGAGVIGLSLAFSRKCRSVKCVEVNKESKQSFEKTVERLPTNVESNISWHHADASIEPTSWLLGSDVVVVDPPRKGLDPSLVKELRHISALELRTNSSKRPEKVRDEKRPWVLRAREAAIQIENTTVHEEDQSLPQILIYISCGWESFKEDCLSLLASKEWHLHKAHGFNFFPGTQSIEILAVFKRGRGASTKKKKSGKKQKRPH, from the exons ATGGCGCTGAGCTTCTTCTTCTCTCCGGCAGTTCCAATCCATCGCATTATTAGCTGTCAAGCTACGACCAATCAGCTGTGCGCAGAACGCATCGCTGCCCCATCATCATCAGCTCTCTCTATAAACCCTAATAATCCTATCCCTTCTCCTCCATCTTCCTTATCTTGCGCCCTCAATTGCACTCATTTCCAGTC GTGTTCTGGTTGCACTCAAGAGTTTGATCTTCACCGTCCAGTAGTTATTGATGAAGCTATAGGTTACTTCAAGAAGCTCGGCGTGAAAGATTTTTCATTTGATAGTTGTAGATTA TGGGGATGGAGATGTCGTGCAAAGCTTGCTATTCGCGGTTCATCAAGCAAGCCCCTGATTGGGCTTTATGAAGAGGGCACTCATAATGTAGTTGATATCCCGGACTGTAAAG CTCATCATCCGAACATCAATGCTGCTGTGGAGCTCCTGAAGCAAG GGATAATTGAGTTGAATGTTGAACCATATGATGAAGATCAAGGCACTGGTGACCTGAGGTATGTTCAG ATGGCCGTCACAACGCATGATACATCCCTTCCTATCCCGGAGAGATATAAGAATG GTAAAGTGCAGGTCTCTTTGGTTTGGAATTCAAGAAGCGAGAATTCAGCTAGCGCTGGAAAATTAAATGCTTTAGCCAAT TTCCTCTGGGCAAATGGTGGGCCAAAGAGAAAAGTTCATTTAATTCATTCAGTTTGGGCTAATTTCCAGACATCATCAAATAAT ATTATCTTTGGAAACAGATGGAGACATTTGTTAGGGGAAAGAGATTTCTGGGAGCACATTGGAGGGATTGATGTCTCTTTAGCTCCATCAAGCTTTGGGCAAGCAAATACACGG GCTTTTGACTCTTTGCTGCGGAAGTTACAGAAATATGTCCCACTCGGTGCATCAGTTGTTGATCTCTATGCAGGAGCTGGTGTAATTGGGTTATCTTTGGCTTTTTCAAGGAAATGTCG GTCAGTTAAATGTGTTGAGGTTAATAAagagtccaagcaatcttttgaGAAGACAGTTGAGCGCTTGCCTACCAATGTCGAAAGCAATATCAGCTGGCACCATGCAGACGCTTCAATA GAACCAACTTCATGGCTCTTGGGATCGGATGTTGTTGTGGTTGACCCTCCGAGGAAAGGGCTGGACCCGTCCTTGGTGAAGGAACTACGGCACATCTCAGCATTGGAACTGAGAACCAATTCATCTAAAAG ACCTGAAAAGGTAAGAGACGAGAAGAGACCATGGGTCCTGCGTGCCAGAGAAGCTGCAATTCAAATTGAAAACACAACTGTACATGAGGAAGATCAATCATTGCCTCAGATTCTTATCTATATTAGCTGTGGTTGGGAAAGTTTTAAAGAG GATTGTTTGTCACTGCTAGCTAGTAAGGAATGGCATTTGCATAAAGCCCATGGCTTTAATTTCTTTCCTGGAACACAAAG TATTGAGATTCTAGCTGTCTTTAAACGCGGCAGAGGAGCTAGCACCAAGAAGAAGAAATCGGGGAAAAAACAAAAGAGACCCCACTGA